In a single window of the Limnohabitans sp. 2KL-27 genome:
- a CDS encoding DUF349 domain-containing protein, with amino-acid sequence MTSSSKPLDLAALDSLTGGAFHAITSGERSARLREWLTTEPTADALAEVYREMALRDKGAAKLLKEKLDELKRLHGQDALASDWAQKAQQMLQAPRLNMGDAMAWQRDAAKAGAPLSREPLASLKLRLAEVVKGVEDLQHQVMVQREAAVLLAQRIEVLSTKPMAEAQAGLYGVKADVAQWQAQAGQLSTNPVWPSVDLKFPAQLDAAQSQLQAVWQGFSAALELALQAQTDATAALPSVPVWADEIRRLRGEAVAEQPAPAGTVSSDVAKEAKPAKPKMDAAQRQALREQALKAVTPVLEALEKQITESEGAALTEGTQALRVALKTHGKNLDTTLDERLHKALTAGGDAEGWQRWLADQVRQTLVAQAEGLLDAEKVPTMGGRKMQDKLRQLRDSWKQTDQGGLPNHALWKRFDAACNEAYKAVLSWLEQMKKESADHRAQRVALMDEVKAWTAANAESEDWRAQLRALHQFADRWRNAGHLSEKAFGEMQTQWKAIFKVAAARLEAAQKASVERRQALINEARELGAAPALRVDAVKALQQRWQVEAQAVPLDRKTEQKLWEVFRAPLDEAFQRKGTERHTSAAPLTARDRAVIDASKALDEANAGGDASQIRAAMAALDAALRGQALQAQTAQNPAPTVTVAPLSAAAQAADVLADEAPTAAEPGEGAPASDVAGDSTVAAEVEAPVTPVAPPKPAKPVVAVRGDDRPGQKKTEAAAGRDGRRDGRPGERGARPGGDRGPGRPGERGGDRFGDRGARGEGRDLREDRGPRLGDAAFRAQREALERAEMSLRKLAAQAHGETLTRLMGAWQERQADALPSAQELGRAINAATRQAWAQAVSTPAKAAAATALLRLEMAAEVPTPADSLSERRMLQLQLLTQRNQPGPRETWGQDVAQVLSGPHEEAAARRLQNVLKNLLRG; translated from the coding sequence GTGACTTCATCTTCAAAGCCTCTAGACCTCGCCGCGCTTGACTCCTTGACCGGTGGGGCCTTCCATGCCATCACCTCAGGCGAGCGCAGTGCCCGTTTGCGCGAATGGCTCACGACCGAACCCACTGCTGACGCCTTGGCCGAGGTCTACCGCGAGATGGCCTTGCGGGATAAAGGCGCAGCCAAGCTCCTGAAGGAGAAGCTCGACGAGCTCAAGCGCTTGCACGGACAAGACGCTTTGGCCAGCGACTGGGCACAAAAAGCTCAGCAGATGTTGCAAGCCCCGCGCCTGAACATGGGTGACGCCATGGCTTGGCAGCGCGACGCAGCCAAAGCGGGCGCACCCCTCTCGCGGGAACCCTTGGCCAGCTTGAAGCTGCGCTTGGCTGAAGTGGTCAAAGGTGTGGAAGACCTGCAACACCAGGTGATGGTGCAGCGCGAAGCCGCTGTCTTGCTGGCGCAGCGCATCGAAGTGCTCTCGACCAAGCCCATGGCCGAGGCCCAAGCCGGCTTGTACGGCGTGAAGGCCGATGTGGCCCAGTGGCAAGCCCAAGCCGGGCAGCTCAGCACCAACCCCGTCTGGCCCAGCGTAGACTTGAAATTTCCGGCCCAGCTTGATGCCGCGCAAAGCCAGCTGCAGGCCGTCTGGCAGGGTTTTTCGGCCGCTTTGGAACTGGCACTGCAAGCCCAGACCGATGCGACTGCCGCTTTGCCCTCTGTGCCTGTGTGGGCCGATGAAATTCGACGTTTGCGCGGAGAGGCTGTGGCCGAGCAGCCTGCCCCCGCAGGGACTGTTTCCAGTGATGTGGCCAAGGAGGCCAAGCCTGCCAAGCCCAAGATGGATGCGGCCCAACGCCAGGCCCTGCGCGAGCAAGCGCTCAAGGCCGTGACACCGGTGCTTGAAGCCCTCGAAAAGCAGATCACCGAGAGTGAGGGCGCTGCATTGACCGAGGGGACCCAGGCTTTGCGCGTGGCTCTCAAAACCCACGGCAAGAACTTGGACACCACGTTGGACGAGCGATTGCACAAGGCCTTGACCGCAGGGGGCGACGCCGAGGGCTGGCAACGCTGGCTGGCCGACCAGGTGCGTCAGACCCTGGTGGCCCAGGCCGAAGGCCTGCTGGACGCCGAAAAGGTGCCCACCATGGGCGGTCGCAAAATGCAGGACAAGTTGCGCCAATTGCGCGACAGCTGGAAGCAAACCGATCAAGGCGGTTTGCCCAATCACGCCCTGTGGAAGCGCTTCGATGCCGCATGCAACGAAGCCTACAAAGCGGTGCTGTCTTGGCTCGAGCAGATGAAAAAAGAGTCCGCTGACCACCGCGCCCAACGCGTGGCCCTGATGGACGAGGTCAAAGCTTGGACGGCGGCCAACGCCGAGAGCGAGGACTGGCGTGCCCAGTTGCGTGCGCTGCACCAGTTTGCCGACCGCTGGCGCAATGCGGGCCACCTGAGTGAAAAAGCCTTTGGCGAGATGCAGACCCAGTGGAAGGCGATTTTCAAAGTCGCTGCTGCCCGTCTTGAAGCCGCCCAGAAAGCCAGCGTTGAACGCCGTCAGGCCCTGATCAACGAAGCGCGTGAGTTGGGCGCTGCCCCTGCTTTGCGTGTGGACGCCGTCAAGGCCTTGCAGCAACGCTGGCAAGTGGAAGCCCAAGCCGTGCCGCTGGACCGCAAGACCGAACAAAAACTCTGGGAAGTGTTCCGCGCGCCGCTGGACGAAGCCTTCCAACGCAAAGGCACCGAGCGCCACACCTCGGCGGCCCCTTTGACGGCCCGCGACCGCGCCGTGATCGACGCGTCCAAAGCCCTCGACGAGGCCAATGCGGGTGGCGATGCCAGCCAAATCCGCGCAGCCATGGCCGCCCTGGATGCCGCCTTGCGTGGCCAAGCCCTGCAAGCGCAAACTGCACAAAATCCGGCACCCACCGTGACCGTGGCCCCTCTGTCTGCTGCGGCTCAAGCGGCAGACGTTCTCGCCGATGAGGCCCCAACCGCTGCCGAGCCGGGCGAAGGGGCTCCGGCGTCCGACGTGGCGGGCGACAGCACGGTTGCTGCCGAAGTCGAGGCGCCAGTCACCCCCGTGGCCCCACCGAAACCGGCCAAGCCTGTTGTGGCCGTGCGTGGTGATGACCGTCCCGGCCAAAAGAAAACAGAAGCTGCTGCAGGTCGCGATGGCCGGCGTGACGGCCGTCCCGGTGAGCGCGGTGCGCGCCCCGGTGGTGATCGGGGTCCTGGCCGCCCGGGTGAGCGTGGTGGCGACCGTTTTGGTGACCGCGGCGCACGCGGTGAAGGCCGTGATCTGCGCGAAGACCGTGGGCCACGCTTGGGTGATGCGGCTTTCCGCGCCCAGCGCGAAGCGTTGGAGCGCGCCGAAATGTCGCTGCGCAAACTGGCCGCGCAAGCCCACGGCGAAACACTGACCCGTTTGATGGGCGCCTGGCAAGAGCGTCAGGCCGATGCCTTGCCGAGCGCACAAGAGTTGGGTCGTGCCATCAACGCTGCGACCCGCCAGGCTTGGGCACAAGCGGTCAGCACCCCCGCCAAAGCGGCGGCTGCCACGGCGTTGTTGCGCTTGGAAATGGCCGCCGAAGTGCCCACACCAGCCGACAGTTTGAGCGAGCGCCGCATGCTGCAATTGCAACTGCTGACCCAACGCAACCAGCCCGGCCCCCGCGAAACCTGGGGTCAGGATGTGGCCCAGGTTCTGTCCGGCCCGCATGAAGAGGCCGCTGCGCGCCGTTTGCAAAATGTTTTGAAGAACCTGCTGCGCGGCTGA
- a CDS encoding transglycosylase SLT domain-containing protein gives MTAPLSMSRLSLCLETWASDVRAGFVEVTRHGLALFGLVVVIVSLGFLARPSLQTAASDMLLGWLEIRQSVALEPPVVGHAANRSTTQSLDNLTPDQAAVTLWLSRKYRVSTEPMGAMVAEAWRLGERSQLPPSLILAIVAIESRFNPFASGSQGTVGLMQLEIKAHAEVLGQFGGPLSAFDPLTNVRVGVRHLQSLLQQSSTLEEALALYGTSSGQALESQYVDRVRAEQRLLEQVTQAQGSAAVLTQNGLARL, from the coding sequence ATGACGGCGCCACTGAGCATGTCACGCCTGAGCCTGTGCCTAGAGACTTGGGCCTCCGATGTCCGTGCAGGTTTTGTGGAAGTCACCCGCCACGGCCTGGCCCTGTTCGGCTTGGTGGTGGTGATCGTGAGCCTGGGCTTTTTGGCTCGCCCCAGCCTGCAAACAGCCGCCAGCGACATGCTTTTGGGTTGGCTCGAAATCCGCCAGAGCGTCGCCTTGGAGCCACCTGTCGTGGGACACGCGGCCAACCGCTCAACCACACAAAGTTTGGACAATTTGACGCCAGACCAGGCGGCTGTGACCCTTTGGCTCAGCCGCAAATACCGCGTCTCCACCGAGCCCATGGGGGCCATGGTGGCCGAGGCCTGGCGCTTGGGCGAGCGCAGCCAACTGCCCCCCAGCCTGATCCTGGCCATCGTGGCGATTGAGTCCCGATTCAACCCGTTTGCCTCGGGCAGCCAAGGCACCGTGGGCCTGATGCAACTGGAAATCAAGGCCCATGCGGAAGTGCTGGGCCAGTTTGGCGGCCCCTTGTCGGCTTTCGATCCCCTGACCAATGTGCGCGTGGGGGTTCGGCATTTGCAAAGCCTGCTGCAGCAAAGCAGCACACTGGAAGAAGCTTTGGCGCTCTATGGCACGTCTTCAGGCCAAGCCCTGGAGAGCCAGTACGTGGACCGTGTCCGGGCAGAGCAAAGATTGCTGGAACAAGTCACTCAAGCACAAGGTAGCGCCGCTGTGCTCACCCAGAACGGACTGGCACGGCTTTGA
- the glyA gene encoding serine hydroxymethyltransferase has translation MYHRQILIEQTDPELFAAIQAENARQEHHIELIASENYASPAVMAAQGSQLTNKYAEGYPGKRYYGGCEHVDVAEQLAIDRIKQIFGAEAANVQPHCGASANEAVFLAFLKPGDTIMGMSLAEGGHLTHGMPLNMSGKWFNVVSYGLDKNEAIDYDAMEAKARETKPKLIIAGASAYSLHIDFARFAKVAKEVGAIFLVDMAHYAGLIAAGVYPNPVPHADVVTSTTHKSLRGPRGGIILMKAEHEKAINSAIFPGLQGGPLMHVIAAKAVAFKEALQPEFKAYQAQVIKNAQIIAETLTARGLRIVSGGTQSHVMLVDLRAKGITGKVAEAALGNAHMTINKNAIPNDPEKPFVTSGVRIGTPAMTTRGFKDEEARATAHLIADVLDNPLDEANLATVRAKVHALTSRFPVYG, from the coding sequence GTGTACCACCGCCAAATTCTGATTGAACAAACCGATCCCGAGCTGTTTGCCGCCATCCAGGCCGAGAACGCCCGCCAAGAACACCACATCGAGCTGATCGCGAGCGAAAATTACGCCTCGCCCGCCGTCATGGCCGCCCAAGGCAGCCAGCTGACCAACAAATACGCCGAAGGCTATCCGGGCAAGCGCTACTACGGTGGTTGCGAGCACGTGGACGTGGCCGAGCAACTGGCCATTGACCGCATCAAGCAAATCTTTGGCGCAGAAGCAGCCAACGTGCAGCCGCACTGCGGCGCGTCCGCCAACGAAGCCGTGTTCCTGGCTTTCCTGAAACCCGGAGACACCATCATGGGCATGAGCCTGGCCGAAGGCGGCCACCTGACCCACGGCATGCCCCTGAACATGTCGGGCAAGTGGTTCAACGTGGTCTCCTACGGCTTGGACAAGAACGAAGCCATCGACTACGACGCGATGGAAGCCAAAGCCCGCGAAACCAAACCCAAGTTGATCATCGCCGGCGCATCGGCCTATTCGCTGCACATCGACTTTGCCCGCTTTGCCAAAGTGGCCAAAGAAGTCGGTGCCATCTTTTTGGTGGACATGGCCCACTACGCGGGTCTGATTGCTGCTGGCGTCTACCCCAACCCCGTGCCCCACGCGGATGTGGTGACCTCGACCACCCACAAGAGCCTGCGCGGCCCCCGTGGCGGCATCATCTTGATGAAGGCCGAGCACGAAAAAGCCATCAACAGCGCCATCTTCCCCGGCCTGCAAGGCGGCCCGCTGATGCATGTGATTGCGGCCAAGGCCGTGGCTTTCAAAGAAGCGCTGCAGCCCGAATTCAAGGCCTACCAAGCCCAAGTGATCAAGAATGCTCAAATCATCGCCGAGACCTTGACCGCTCGCGGCCTGCGCATCGTGAGTGGCGGCACCCAGAGCCACGTCATGTTGGTGGACCTGCGTGCCAAGGGCATCACCGGCAAGGTGGCCGAAGCCGCGTTGGGCAATGCCCACATGACCATCAACAAGAACGCGATCCCGAACGACCCTGAAAAGCCATTCGTCACCAGCGGCGTGCGCATCGGCACCCCGGCAATGACGACACGGGGCTTTAAGGACGAAGAAGCCCGCGCCACGGCGCACCTGATTGCGGATGTGCTGGACAACCCGCTGGACGAAGCCAACCTGGCCACTGTGCGCGCCAAGGTGCATGCGCTGACCAGTCGCTTCCCGGTCTACGGCTGA
- the nrdR gene encoding transcriptional regulator NrdR, translated as MKCPFCGHLETQVVETRLAEDGDFIRRRRQCGACEKRFTTYEKPEVNFPAIVKKDGRRIDYQRDKLRGSLNLALRKRPVSTEQVDSAIERIEEKLLNLGIREVASHRIGELVMRELKKLDKVAYVRFASVYRNFEDIDEFKTLVDEVQS; from the coding sequence ATGAAATGCCCGTTTTGCGGCCACCTCGAAACCCAGGTGGTCGAGACACGTCTGGCCGAGGACGGGGATTTCATCCGGCGACGCCGCCAATGTGGGGCCTGTGAAAAGCGCTTCACCACTTACGAAAAGCCTGAAGTCAATTTCCCGGCCATCGTCAAAAAGGATGGCCGGCGCATCGATTACCAGCGCGACAAACTGCGCGGCAGCCTGAATCTGGCCTTGCGCAAACGGCCCGTCAGCACCGAACAGGTGGACAGCGCCATCGAGCGCATCGAAGAAAAACTTTTGAACCTGGGCATCCGCGAGGTGGCTTCTCACCGCATCGGCGAATTGGTCATGCGCGAGCTCAAAAAGCTCGACAAAGTGGCGTATGTGCGCTTTGCCAGCGTGTACCGCAACTTTGAAGACATCGACGAATTCAAGACCTTGGTGGACGAGGTCCAAAGCTGA
- a CDS encoding GspH/FimT family pseudopilin, with product MRHPSSNPVKAQPSAHAQGFTLIEALVVLVLLGILVGMGAPAMSDLRARHQLQAQAEGLLNSLVLARSEALRRQQRISLCAQASGGGCDANGQWQQGWLVFVDGNDNGLQDAGEALIETHAALPPGLRLTATSTLKTYFSYGPEGRSATANGAFMAGTWRFCRASSSVGWQVVSNALGKPRMASYTPQECP from the coding sequence ATGCGTCATCCCTCTTCAAACCCCGTCAAGGCACAGCCAAGCGCCCACGCCCAAGGCTTTACCTTGATCGAGGCCTTGGTGGTGTTGGTTTTGCTGGGCATTTTGGTGGGCATGGGCGCGCCCGCCATGTCGGATTTGCGGGCCAGGCACCAACTGCAAGCCCAAGCCGAGGGATTGCTGAACAGCCTGGTGCTCGCGCGCTCGGAGGCCTTGCGCCGCCAGCAGCGCATCAGCTTGTGCGCTCAGGCCAGTGGGGGTGGCTGTGACGCCAACGGCCAATGGCAACAAGGCTGGCTGGTGTTTGTAGATGGAAACGACAACGGCCTGCAAGATGCCGGTGAGGCGCTGATCGAGACGCACGCCGCCTTGCCGCCGGGCCTGAGACTGACCGCGACCAGCACTTTGAAAACTTACTTTTCCTATGGGCCAGAGGGGCGCAGTGCGACCGCCAATGGTGCGTTCATGGCCGGGACCTGGCGCTTTTGCCGGGCTTCATCTTCGGTCGGCTGGCAGGTGGTCAGCAACGCTTTGGGCAAGCCTAGGATGGCCAGCTACACACCGCAGGAATGCCCTTGA
- a CDS encoding type IV pilin protein, translated as MPVALRGMAPPQRHPLPNSRGWTLAELLAVVALMGLLGALALPTYQQQQRQARRSDGQAALLQLQMDQARWRSQHDSHADNLSDLGWASDRSPLGHYQITLTEASAEGYAAQAIPLNSQASDRDCTPLRLSWQGSATALLGAGEHLDSDPHRCWRR; from the coding sequence ATGCCCGTGGCCCTCAGGGGTATGGCCCCGCCCCAACGCCACCCCCTCCCAAACAGCCGAGGTTGGACTTTGGCCGAACTGCTGGCCGTGGTGGCCTTGATGGGGCTGCTCGGGGCCCTGGCCCTGCCCACTTACCAACAGCAGCAGCGCCAGGCCCGCCGCAGCGATGGGCAAGCGGCGCTGCTGCAACTGCAAATGGACCAAGCCCGCTGGCGCAGCCAGCACGACAGCCACGCCGACAACCTGAGTGACCTCGGCTGGGCCAGCGATCGCTCACCCTTGGGGCACTACCAGATCACCTTGACCGAAGCCAGCGCCGAAGGCTATGCGGCCCAAGCCATCCCCTTGAACAGCCAGGCCTCAGACCGGGACTGCACGCCTTTGCGCCTGAGCTGGCAAGGCAGCGCCACCGCGCTGTTGGGCGCTGGCGAACACCTGGACAGCGATCCCCACCGCTGCTGGCGGCGGTGA
- the ribD gene encoding bifunctional diaminohydroxyphosphoribosylaminopyrimidine deaminase/5-amino-6-(5-phosphoribosylamino)uracil reductase RibD, with translation MTAVPHLTDHPSPLSPALDKALSLAREALWLTSPNPRVGCVITAADGTVLGQGHTQRAGGPHAEIMALRNAAEHGHSVQGATAWVTLEPCAHQGRTGPCCDALAAAGIGRVVAASTDPNPQVAGQGMARLAAAGVQTETLHPNDTLAVQARELNIGFFSRMERGLPWVRMKIATSLDGQSALQNGQSQWITGPEARADGHAWRARACAILTGIGTVLEDDPQLNVRGLNAPRQPHLVVVDSRLDMPLNAQLLDTQGAGDQARQIWVYTAVDPAHPEQADKRAALIARGVTVVDMPGPGGKVDLAGMLRDLARREINELHVEAGHKLNGSFIREGLVDEYLVYLAPQLIGPGQGMAHLPVLSALSDTLKLRFHSVDPIGPDLRLLLRRA, from the coding sequence TTGACTGCTGTGCCGCATTTGACCGATCACCCCAGCCCTCTGTCCCCAGCTCTGGACAAGGCCCTGAGCCTCGCCCGCGAGGCCCTGTGGCTGACCTCACCGAACCCGCGAGTGGGCTGTGTCATCACCGCAGCCGACGGCACCGTGCTGGGCCAAGGCCACACCCAACGGGCAGGTGGCCCGCACGCCGAAATCATGGCCCTGCGCAATGCTGCCGAACATGGACACAGCGTGCAAGGCGCCACCGCCTGGGTGACGCTGGAGCCCTGCGCCCACCAAGGCAGAACGGGGCCTTGCTGCGACGCGCTGGCGGCAGCGGGCATCGGCCGTGTGGTGGCGGCATCGACCGATCCCAACCCCCAAGTGGCGGGTCAGGGCATGGCGCGGCTGGCGGCTGCGGGCGTCCAGACCGAAACACTGCATCCAAACGACACCCTTGCTGTGCAGGCACGTGAGCTGAACATCGGCTTTTTCAGCCGCATGGAAAGGGGTCTGCCCTGGGTGCGGATGAAAATAGCCACCTCTTTAGACGGGCAAAGCGCCCTGCAAAACGGTCAAAGCCAATGGATCACCGGGCCTGAGGCTCGCGCCGACGGCCACGCCTGGCGCGCTCGCGCCTGCGCCATCCTGACCGGGATCGGCACCGTGCTCGAAGACGATCCGCAACTGAACGTGCGCGGTCTGAATGCACCTCGCCAACCGCACCTGGTGGTGGTGGACAGCCGCCTCGACATGCCCTTGAACGCCCAACTGCTGGACACCCAAGGCGCAGGCGATCAGGCCCGCCAGATCTGGGTTTACACCGCGGTCGATCCGGCCCATCCAGAGCAAGCCGACAAACGAGCCGCGCTGATCGCACGCGGTGTCACCGTGGTCGACATGCCCGGCCCCGGGGGCAAGGTCGATCTGGCCGGCATGCTGCGCGATCTGGCCCGGCGAGAGATCAACGAGCTGCATGTGGAAGCCGGACACAAGCTCAACGGGTCATTCATCCGCGAAGGTCTGGTGGACGAGTATTTGGTCTACCTGGCCCCCCAGCTGATCGGGCCTGGACAAGGCATGGCCCATTTACCAGTGCTGTCTGCGCTGAGCGACACACTGAAGCTGCGCTTTCATTCGGTGGACCCGATAGGCCCTGATTTGCGGCTGCTGCTGCGGCGGGCCTGA
- the rpiA gene encoding ribose-5-phosphate isomerase RpiA → MTQDELKALVGQAALKYVVPGEIVGVGTGSTVNKFIDALASMKDSIKGAVSSSEASTVRLKALGIPVFDSNEVESLSVYIDGADEIDHQGHMVKGGGAALTREKIVAALSKQFVCIADESKLVDALGAFPLPVEVIPMATTRVMRQFAAMGGTAAVRLQDGQPLVTDNGQHIVDVKGLKITDPVAFENTVSQWPGVVTVGVFALQKAQVCLLGTSAGVKTLNF, encoded by the coding sequence ATGACCCAAGACGAACTCAAAGCCCTGGTGGGCCAAGCCGCCCTGAAATACGTTGTCCCTGGCGAGATCGTCGGCGTGGGCACCGGCTCCACGGTGAACAAATTCATCGATGCCCTGGCCAGCATGAAAGACTCCATCAAAGGCGCAGTGTCGAGCTCCGAGGCCTCGACTGTGCGGCTGAAAGCCCTGGGCATTCCGGTGTTTGACAGCAACGAGGTCGAGAGCCTGTCGGTCTACATCGATGGTGCCGACGAGATCGACCACCAGGGCCACATGGTCAAGGGCGGTGGCGCAGCGCTCACCCGAGAAAAAATCGTGGCGGCGCTGAGCAAGCAGTTTGTTTGCATCGCCGACGAGAGCAAGCTGGTGGATGCGCTGGGCGCCTTCCCATTGCCGGTGGAAGTGATCCCGATGGCCACGACCCGCGTCATGCGCCAGTTTGCGGCCATGGGCGGGACAGCCGCCGTGCGCCTCCAGGACGGCCAGCCGCTGGTCACCGACAACGGTCAGCACATCGTCGATGTGAAGGGCCTGAAGATCACCGACCCGGTGGCTTTTGAGAACACCGTCAGCCAGTGGCCGGGTGTGGTGACGGTAGGGGTGTTTGCGCTGCAAAAAGCCCAGGTGTGCTTGCTGGGGACTTCAGCTGGGGTCAAGACGCTGAACTTTTGA
- a CDS encoding quinone-dependent dihydroorotate dehydrogenase codes for MSLIPYCLTRPVLFRMDPEEAHDLTIEGLARTQNTPLDRLYRQPFVAQPLTLAGLQFPNRVGLAAGLDKNARCIDGLGAMGFGFVEVGTVTPKAQPGNPKPRMFRLPQAQALINRLGFNNDGLDAFIANVKRSKFRQQGRLLGLNIGKNATTPIENATDDYLIALAGVYPHADYVTVNISSPNTKNLRALQSDEALDGLLGALVSRREELANEHGRRVPMFLKIAPDLDETQVGVIAATLQKHGMDGVIATNTTLARDAVSGLAHAEEMGGLSGAPVLEGSNRVIRQLRAALGRDFPIIGVGGILSGHDAISKIEAGADVVQIYTGLIYKGPALVTEVASALQQMKR; via the coding sequence ATGTCCCTGATCCCTTATTGCCTGACCCGCCCAGTTTTGTTCAGAATGGACCCCGAAGAGGCCCACGATCTGACCATCGAAGGTCTCGCCCGCACCCAGAACACCCCGCTCGACCGCCTTTACCGTCAGCCTTTTGTGGCCCAACCCCTCACCCTGGCGGGTTTGCAGTTCCCCAACCGCGTGGGTTTGGCCGCGGGTCTGGACAAAAATGCGCGGTGCATCGACGGCCTGGGCGCCATGGGTTTTGGCTTTGTCGAAGTGGGCACCGTCACCCCCAAGGCCCAACCGGGCAACCCCAAGCCGCGCATGTTCCGCCTGCCCCAAGCCCAAGCGCTGATCAACCGCTTGGGCTTCAACAACGACGGACTGGACGCCTTCATCGCCAACGTCAAGCGCTCCAAATTTCGCCAACAAGGCCGGCTGCTGGGCCTGAACATCGGCAAAAACGCGACCACCCCGATTGAAAACGCCACCGATGATTATTTGATCGCCCTGGCCGGCGTCTACCCGCATGCCGACTATGTGACGGTGAACATTTCCAGCCCCAACACCAAGAACCTGCGGGCCCTGCAAAGCGACGAGGCCCTGGACGGCCTGCTGGGGGCCCTGGTGTCACGGCGTGAGGAACTGGCCAACGAACATGGCCGCCGCGTGCCCATGTTCCTGAAAATCGCCCCCGATCTGGACGAAACCCAGGTCGGCGTGATCGCCGCCACCTTGCAAAAGCACGGCATGGACGGCGTGATTGCGACCAACACCACACTGGCGCGTGATGCGGTGAGCGGCCTGGCCCATGCAGAGGAAATGGGAGGCCTGTCCGGCGCGCCCGTGCTCGAAGGCAGCAACCGCGTGATCCGCCAACTGCGTGCGGCTTTGGGCCGGGACTTCCCCATCATCGGCGTGGGCGGCATCCTGAGCGGGCACGACGCGATATCCAAAATAGAAGCCGGGGCCGATGTGGTGCAGATCTACACCGGCCTGATCTACAAAGGCCCGGCACTGGTCACCGAAGTGGCCAGTGCGCTGCAGCAGATGAAACGCTGA
- a CDS encoding BrnA antitoxin family protein has protein sequence MSRKDVITALKVKEREAPYVWDGQDEDERPATPEELVHGLALARKRGRPSGSGIKEQVAIRLDKDILEAFRAQGQGWQTRINQALRRYLAEHPTQS, from the coding sequence ATGAGCCGTAAAGACGTGATCACAGCTTTGAAGGTCAAAGAGCGCGAGGCCCCTTATGTGTGGGACGGCCAGGATGAGGACGAACGACCGGCGACGCCTGAGGAGTTGGTGCACGGTTTGGCTTTGGCCCGCAAACGCGGCAGGCCATCGGGCAGCGGTATCAAGGAACAGGTGGCGATCCGCTTGGACAAGGACATTCTGGAAGCGTTTCGCGCCCAGGGTCAGGGGTGGCAAACGCGCATCAACCAGGCTTTGAGGCGCTATCTGGCTGAACACCCGACGCAGTCTTGA
- a CDS encoding BrnT family toxin, with protein sequence MHAKLSWDEKKRQINLRKHGLDFALAGAVLDSRYRLDIPVVRGSETRTLSMSYAMGFLAVLSVVHVGRDGSCRIISFRRASREEREAYLVWIENECDEP encoded by the coding sequence ATGCATGCCAAGCTGAGTTGGGATGAAAAAAAGAGGCAAATCAACCTGCGCAAGCACGGGCTGGACTTTGCTTTGGCGGGGGCTGTTCTGGATTCCCGTTACCGGCTGGACATTCCAGTGGTCCGAGGCTCAGAAACCCGAACTTTGTCCATGTCGTATGCGATGGGTTTTCTGGCAGTCCTGTCGGTGGTCCATGTCGGGCGTGATGGGTCTTGCAGAATCATCAGTTTCCGACGTGCCAGCCGTGAAGAAAGAGAGGCGTACCTTGTCTGGATTGAAAACGAATGCGATGAGCCGTAA